GTACGGTGACGGTAAGAAGTTCAAAGATACCCAAGATATTGATAATCATGAACAGGCCATTCAACTGGTCCTTGATAAGCTGTTAAGTTTGGACATCATCAAAGACTATAGTGAAATTACCGGTGTTGGCCATCGAATTGTTGCTGGTGGGGAACTCTTCCCGGATTCAGTTGTGATTGACGATGAGGTCATCAAAAAAATCGAGTCACTAACGGAGTTCGCACCACTGCATGAGCCGGCTGCATTGCTTGGCATCAAAGCGTTTAAGAAGATTCTCCCAAATATCATTAGTGTTGCCGTCTTTGATACTTCATTCCATACAACACTCCCAGAAGTCAACTACATGTATAGCTTGCCTTACGAGTATTATCAGAAGTATCAAGTTCGTAAGTATGGTGCCCACGGAACCAGCTATCGTTATGTCTCTGCCAGAGCAGCTGCCCTTTTAGGTAAGCCTCTGAAAGACCTGAAATTAATCGTCCTTCACTTAGGTGCCGGAGCTTCAATCGACGCAATCAAAGACGGCAAGTCATTTGATACCTCAATGGGCTTCTCACCTGTTGCCGGCATTACGATGGCAACTCGTTCGGGGGACGTTGATCCTTCTGCATTACAATATGTGATGCAAAAAGCCGGTATTAAAAACATGGATGATATGGTTGATATTTTGAACCACAAATCAGGTTTGGTCGGTTTATCAGGTGTTTCCGCAGATATGCGTGAAATTGAAGGGGTTATGAAGACTAATCACCGGGCAATGCTCGCTCGCGAAATCTTTAAGAATCGTATCATCCGCTACATTGGCAGTTACATTGCTGAAATGGGTGGGATTGATGCCTTGGTCTTCACTGCCGGAATTGGTGAAAACGACATTATGATTCGCCAGGAAGTTACCGATAAGTTGGGCTACTTCGGTATCAAAGTTGATCCTGAAAAGAATAACATCCGTGGCGAAGAACGTGACCTGTCAGCTGCTGGTTCAACGGTTAAGACATTGTTGATCCCAACCGATGAAGAGTTAATGATTGTTCGCGATATCGAAAGATTACGCAAAACACAGAAATAATTTTTGGACGTTCGTCATTAATACCCAATCATTACGGGCGAAGATCGTTGCTTTTTCAAGCATAGAATCCGTTGAGCCCCATTTGAATTCGGACGTCGCGGGTTACAAACGAGGCTGAGACAAAAGGGTTTTGCCTTTTGTCCCAGCCTTATTGTTTAATAAACCAAATTGTCATTTTTTAGAAACGGAGGCACATTGTGGAAAATCAAGAAGACGACAACCAACTGTCCCGGGGCCTCAAGAATCGACATGTTCAATTGATTGCCCTTGGTGGAACAATTGGAACCGGGCTGTTTCTTGGTGCCGGCCAGTCCATTCATTTAGCAGGACCATCAATCATCCTGGCATATGGGATTGCCGGGCTGGCTTGTTTCCTATTAATGCGGGCGCTGGGGGAACTGTTGGTATCTGATGTCGAAAGCAATTCGTTTGTTTTCTTCATCAAAAAATATTTAGGCGAAAAAATGGGCTTCGTGATCGGCTGGACCTATTGGATGTGTTGGATCGCCATTGCGATGGCAGAAGTGACAGCCTCTGGATTATACGTCCAGTTTTGGTTCCCGGACATTCCAATCTGGCTGACAGGTCTGGTCCTCTTATTGATCCTATTTATCATCAATATCGTCGCTGTATCAGCATTCGGTGAAACCGAGTTTTGGCTGGCAATTGTAAAAATCGTCGCAATTGTTGCACTGATTGTCATTGGAATCGTCCTGGTGGCAATCCATTTTAAAACACCATACGGACACGCATCATTGATGAATGTGGTGGATGGCGGTTTCTTTGCCAACGGTGCGAAGGGTTTTGTTTTGTCCTTTCAAATGGTGCTCTTCAGTTTCGCCGGAATCGAAATGATTGGGATGACGGCTTCTGAAACCCAGGATCCTTTGGTGACAATTCCAAAGAGTATCAACGAAGTGCCAACCCGGGTTCTCTTGTTTTACATTGGGTCGCTGTTGGCACTCATGAGCATTTTCCCATGGCAGCACGTTTCGCCAACTTCCAGTCCTTTTGTCCAGGTTTTTGCCGGTGTGGGCATCCAGTCCGCAGCTTTGATTATTAATTTTGTCGTCTTAACTGCGGCAATTTCAGCTTGTAACAGTTCGTTATTTACCACTGGTCGAATGCTGTTTTCATTGACCTACAACGGTAAATCAAAATTCAGTCGAAAAGTCGGCCGTCTTTCTGCCCGTCAAATTCCGTTTAACGCAATTCTTTTTTCGACCTTGGTGATCGCGGTTATCGTGCTCTTGAGTATTATGATGCCCGGCGACGTCTTCTCTTTCATTTCCAGTGTTGCTACAACTTGTTTCCTGTTTGTCTGGGGAATGATTGTGTTGGCTCATATCAAGTATCGAAAGCAGGTTAAAAAAACTGGCAGTCAGAAATCGCTCAAATTTAAGATGCCGCTTTTTCCAATCAGCGATTACTTTGTACTGATTTTCATGGCTTTTGTGGCAGTTGTTTTGACCATGAAGACGGATACGCTGATTGCTTTAATCGGCTCGGTGGTTTGGCTAATTGGACTGTTTATTTTCAAAAGTCTGACAGATAAGGTTAAAGAAGTTGAAAAATGAGGTTCTACAATATCTGTTGTTGGTAATAGATTTTTATCTATTACTGATGACAGATTTTTTGTTTATCATTAGAATAAAAAAGCGGACATCTCCCGTCCGTTAACTTGCTCCCACCACAGAATTAAGTCAAGAAAGGAAATGCCCTATGTCAAATGATACTACGAAAATGTTGTTAGGAATAGATGATGAACACTTAATAATTGAGGAAGGACAAGTGGGTGATGATGGAGTGATTCGATTGGTGGGGTCCCTAAACTACACCCCCAAGGCATGCCGCAATTGTGGGATTATCAATGATCACCAAATTATTGGCTATGGTTGGCGGAAGACCACCATTAGATTCGCAAAAACATTGGGCAGCACCGTTATCCTGTGTCTCAATCGGCGAAACTTTCACTGTAAGGCTTGTCATACCAATTTCCTGGCGCAGACGAATGCGGTGCCGAAACACTGCACGATTTCAAATACGACCCGCAAACAATGCTTAGAAAAACTGACCGAACCGGTTTCGCTCAAACACATTGCCGATGAGTTATCCACTTCGGATTCATTCGTTGGTCGGCAGCTCTTGCGCGCTGAACGGGACTTTCAAACCAACTGGCACTATTTACCAAAAGTTCTCCTCATGGACGAAGTTAAAAGCACTAAGAGCGCCACCGACGCGATGAGCTTTGAATTTATGGATGCGGAAACCCACGAATTGATCGACCTGTTACCCTTTAGGACCATCTATCAGCTTCAAAAGTATTTCCAGCATTACGACCAGGCTGCGCGAGAAAATGTGAAAATTATCGTCACCGATATGAACTATACCTATCCCAAATTGGTGGGGCAGATCTTTCCGAACGCCATCGTTGTCATCGATCCGTTCCACTTGGTTAACGCTTTAAATCGAGCTTTTAATAAGACGCGGGTGCGCCTCATGAAAACCCTGGCGACTTCCTCACGCGAGTATCACGCCCTAAAACGCTATTGGAAACTATTATTAACGCCGGAAAATCACCTCAACTACGAAGCTTTCCGTAAGTGGACAAACTTCCCTTATCCAGCGACTGCCACTGATGTGGTTGATGCTTTATTGGACATTGATCCCGAGCTCAAGCAAACTTACAACGTGATGAATCGGTTACGTGAAACCATCAAAAACCGTGATTGGCCCAACTATAATCAAGTATTCCATCACTTAGAGGGCTGCTCGGAAGAGATGTTGGCAACCCTCCAGACCCTAGCGACTCATCATGATGAAATTGGCAATACCTTTACTCACCATTACACCAACGGGCCCTTAGAAGGTTCAAACAACAAGATTAAAGTCATTAAACGCACTGGATTTGGTTACCGAAACTTCTTCAGATTCCGGCTAAGAGTGCTGTTCGCTTTTCGAGTTCATACAAAAAGAGCTCTAATCACCAAGTGATTAGAACTCCAATATTTTGTTCACCAACAACAGTTGACGAAGAACCAAAAATGATGATTGGCCAAGGCATCGGCGCCTTGGCTTTTTTCATTGGTATTATCAGCTTTGTTTGAATACTTTTTCATTACTAAACGGCTGCTGGGTGGTATCATTAATGGTATAACTTATGTACGAAAGAGGACCTGTTCATGCAATTTTTTACTGCTGATACACATTTCTTTCATGAACGTTTACTTGGCGTTAGCGAGTTCGCACCACGACCATTTCTGACTGTCGAGGATATGAATGAAACCATCATTAACAATTGGAATCGTCGGGTGGGCAAGAACGATGTGGTGTATCATCTTGGTGACATTGCGATTTTGCATACCCGACCTGAGAAAGTGGCACTGGAAAAAATTTTTGAAGTGCTGGATCAATTGAATGGCCGCTTGGTTTTGATCAAGGGAAATCACGATTCCCGTGCTTTGTTCAAATATCTGCAGCAGCATAATCATCCCGTGGGCAATCATCAAAAGTTTGAGTTTCACGATGTTGGTGTTCTCATCAAGATGAATCATCGTCAGTATTATATGACTCACTATCCGATGATGATGGGCATCGTTAAACAAATTATTAATTTACATGGACACATTCATCATTATACAGTTCCGATTAAAGAAAATATCAATGTCGGTGTGGATACGCCGGAAACTGATTATTTGAAAAAGAAGCCACCGTTTGGAACGCCATTTTCCCAAGCTGAAATTGAAGAAATGGTCGCCGGAAAAGCTGAAGACTTTGCCAAGCGGCACTAATTTAGAAAAGATTGGATGGTTTGATGACTGAGAAGCTAACAATTTTACACACAAACGATCTGCACTCCCATTTCGAAAATTGGCCACGTATTCGTCAATTTATCACCACGCGACGCGCAGAACTTCAGCGAGCCGATTCTTCCGTTATCACTGTCGACTTGGGGGATGCGGTTGATCGCGTTCACCCGCTCACTGAGGTAACCAACGGCAAGGCCAATGTGGAGTTGCTCAACCAAATTCATTATGATGCCGTCACAATTGGCAATAACGAGGGCTTGACCAATAGTCATGAGCAATTGGACGAGTTGTACAATGATGCCAATTTCGACGTCATTTTGGGAAACCTTTTGGATCAGCAGACCAAATCAATTCCCAAATGGGCTCATCCCAGCAAAATTATTACCACCCCGCAGCATACACGCGTGCTTCTGATTGGGCTGACAGCGCCTTATTTACTGACATATCCGATCTTGGGGTGGGAGCCTCTCAAACCGGAAACGGTCCTGCCTAAAATTCTCGCCGACAATGCCGGCAAATATGATATCTGTGTGTTACTATCACATTTGGGGCTGCCAACCGACCGTCTATTGGCACGTCAGTTTCCTCAGCTGGATGTGATCATCGGCTCGCATACGCATCACTTACTTGTTCACGGTGAAAAAGTGAATCATTCACTACTGGCAGCTGCCGAAAAATGGGGCCATTATATTGGTGAGATTACACTGACTATCGATGGTTCCCATCGGATTGTAGCCAGTCAAGCCAAAGTGATTAAAACCGCTGATTTGCCCAGCGAACCTGAAGATGATGCTGAAATTCAGGAATATCAAGAACACGGTGAAAAACTGCTGGCACGCAACAAACTTGCCAGAATCAAAGCCCCCATGACAACTAATCTCATCGGCCATTCGCGCTTGGTAAACGAAGGTTTGCATGCGATAATGGAAAAAGCCGATACTCGCGCTGCCATTTTAAGTTCGGGCCTATTTTTAACCGACCTGCCTCAAGGGATTGTTGATCGAAATCAATTGCATCAGATGTTGCCCCACGCGATGCATGTCATGCGGGTCACTTTGGACGGTTATAATCTCTGGCGCCTCATCAAAGAAATGGAAAAGAACAAGAACTTTTTGACCAAATTCCCACAAAAAGGGATGGGCTTTCGTGGCAAATATTTTGGCCAGCTACATTATGGCGGATTGCGGTATGATCAAGATGCCGGCCAGCTCTTTTTCCATGAAGAGTTGGTTTCACCGGCGAAAACATACCAGATTGCCATGCCGGACCACTATTTGTTTATTCCGTTCTTCCCGACATTGGAGATTATCGGCCACAACGAAATTTTATACGATGAAAATTTAAGGGATGTGTTTGGGGATTATCTCGCCAAACATTATCCACTTAATCAGTGAAAGGAGGGTTACTTTGGACAGAAAAACCTTAGATGAACTCGTTGCGAAACAAGACGAGAATCGAAAGCCATTGGCACGAATCAACCGAGTCAGTGAAACAGAATTCTTAATCAATGATCATAAGTATGAATTGGATACCAATCACACGGATGGTTTTGACTTTGACGAATTCGTTCGTCGGTACAATCCGGCTTTTAGTCAGTATGATTACATTGTTGGTGACTGGGGATACGGCAAATTACGTTTGCGGGGATTCTTTAATGATGACCGAACTGAAACTTCCGGCCCGTTTATTTCTGCACTCAACGACTGGATTTTGGAGGACGTCAACTTCGGTGCCGCTTATTTTGTCGTTCATAATCTTGAGGCCCGACCGGTGATCAGAAAATCCCGGAATAATCGAGGTAACCATCGATCAAACCGGTCTCATAATTCCCGCAACCGGAGTAATCATCGCAATCATCGGAACCACGCCTTTGAAGAAAAGAAGGTTACCGCCCATAAGCCAGTTGAAAAGCGCCATAATATGGTCGTGAAGACTGAAGAAAAATCAAAAAAGCACCACTTTATTATTCGTGAGAGTAAAAAATAATTAGAAGGATTGACTTGATGACAAACTATAAGGGCTATTTTATTGATCTTGATGGGACTGTGTATGCCGGTAAAAAACGCATTCCGGCCGCCAAACGATTTATTGAGCGCCTGCAGAAGGCCAATATTCCATTTTTATTTGTGACGAATAATTCCACTCAGCTCCCCAGAGACGTGGTTAAGAACCTGGCTGATAACCATGATATTCACGTCAAACCGGAAAATGTCTATACATCAGGGATGGCGACGGTTGATTACATGAATGAGCATCGTAGTGGGGATGCTTCATCTGTTTACATCGTTGGTGAAATGGGCTTGAAACAAGTTATCTTAGCCAACGATTATCGTTTGGAAGCCGATCATCCGGATTACGTGGTCGTGGGGCTGGATTCAGACCTAACCTATGAAAAGCTTTCAGAGGCCGTCTTAGCCATTCGAAGCGGTTCGACGTTCATTGGTACCAACCCCGATACAAACATTCCCAAAGAGCGTGGAATGATGCCTGGAGCCGGTTCGGTTGTGAAGTTTGTCGAGTATGCCACCCAAGTTGAACCGATCATGATTGGCAAGCCCAAAGCCAGAATTATTGAAAGTGCCATTAAAAAAATTGGCCTTGAACAGTCTGACGTCGTGATGGTCGGGGATAATTACAACACGGATATTAAAGCTGGGATTAATGCCGGAGTCGATACGCTCTTGGTTTATACCGGACTTTCGACAAAGCAACAGGTTGCCAAAGAATCGGTTCAGCCGACTCACCAGATTGACTCACTTGATGATTGGCGGTTATAAATGTGAAAATGCTTGGAAAACAAATTGGCTATGGCACTTTAATCATATTGGGGTGCCTTGCCCTCGCCATCTTTTTGACTGTCAACAGTGTTTGGCTGTTTGACCTCAATATTAATCCGCTCAAATTAGCTGCGGCTACCGGTCGCACTGCTAGCCAGATGCATCATGATTATGTCAGGATTATCGCCTATTTACAGTTGCCGTGGATTCCTTCTTTAAAGCTGGATTACTTCTTCAGTTCTGCAAAGGGACTGCAGCACTTTCGGGACGTTAAAGGGTTGATCCTGTTCAACAATTTTGTTGGGCTGATTTTAGTGCCGACTGGTGCCTACCTACTGCATCGGCTCAACAAAAAATCACTAACTTGGCTGTTGATGACGCCAATTAAGGTCGTCACCACAGTTTCGTTAGTGATTATCGCGTTGATGTTTGTTAATTTTGACCAGGTATTTGTGGCATTTCATGAAGTATTATTTAGAAACCAGGACTGGATTTTTGACCCGAACACCGATCCGGTGATTAACATGCTGCCGGATACGTTTTTCTTGGAATGCTTTCTACTGTTCTTTGTCCTATTTTTTGGTGGGTTGGCAGTCATCTACTGGCTTGGCCGCAGATCACTGAAACAGCACTAATTATTCTGGTGCTTTCATCAAAATCCAAAGCAGTAGGTATGCGATGATTCCCGGGAAGAATGGGGTAAATGCCAGAATGACAAATACGACCCGTGCCAAAGTGGGATCCCATTGAAAGTGCTCAGCCAAGCCACCAATGACGCCGGCAAGCACCTTGTTTGTTGCGGAACGATGGATATTAATTTTCATAATCATCATCTCCATATTTTAATTTAAGTATAAGCTTACTATAACCAATTCGCATTTGCATTGCAATTATGCTATATTATTATGTTGTATAAAGGAAATAACTAGGAGAATTTTAATGTTAACTATTAATGTCAATGGAAATCTAGGAAACCAACAAGTTGTTCTTTCTGATAATTCGGTTGGGACGTTGACTGGTGCCAGAGTTTTCGGCTCAGCCTTGAGCGGTAATCAAGTTGTTCAATGGACCTTTATCTCAACCGGCCATCAGCATGAAGGCTTTGTCTATGCGGGTCCATTACTGGAAGGCTTAGTGATCCAGTCGATGAACGGCAATGACACCTACCAAATTCATTTTACGAATAAATAATCATTAACAATCAGCGGCATACATAATGAGACTGGATATTGCACCTAAAATATTCGGTCTCATTCTTTCTTAAAGGAGAGTATTATGACAATTGGAATCGACAAAATGGGTTTCTTTACTTCTGATTACTATTTGGATATGGCAGATTTGGCAAATGCCCGCGGGGAAGATCCCAATAAATATTTGATTGGGATTGGACAGAAGAACCAGGCGGTAATCCCGCCAACACAAGACGTGGTCACGATGGCTGCCAATGCTGCCGCCAAGATTTTAAGCGATGACGATAAACAAGCAATTGATATGGTGATCTTTGGAACTGAAACCGGTGTTGACAACTCCAAGTCAGCGGCCATCTATGTTCAGTCGTTGCTTGGAATATCCAACTCCGCCAGATCGTTTGAAATTAAGCAAGCCTGTTATGGTGGTACGGCCGGCGTTCAGATGGCTTTCGATCATATTGCAATGCATCCTGAAAGTAAAGTGTTGGTCTTGGCAGCAGACATTGCCCGATATGGGATTGGAACAGCTGGTGAGGTCACCCAAGGCGGCGGGGCAATTGCCATGCTGATGAGTCAGGATCCAAAAATTTTAGCTTTGGACAATCAAAGTGCGTTTTACTCAGAAAATATTATGGATTTTTGGCGGCCGTTTTACCGTCGTGATGCAATTGTCGACGGGCATTACTCAACGGATATTTATATCGATTTCTTCAACCAAACATTTAAAGATTACTCTGCGAAATATCAACGGACGCTGAGTGATTTTTCCGCGATGGCTTTTCATCTGCCATTCACCAAGATGGGCCTAAAAGCGCTTCGGACGGTTATCGATGATGGTGCTCACTCACAACAGCTGCTCAAAGAATTCGATCATTCTAAAAAGTATAATGCCCTCGTCGGTAATCTCTATACCGGGTCACTCTACTTAAGCTTGTTATCACTACTGGCCAACTCCAAAACGCTTCAGCCAGGTGATCGAATTGGTTTGTTTAGTTATGGATCGGGAGCTCAAGGGGAATTTTACAGTGGTACAATTGCCCCTGAAATCCAACCGCAGAGCCTTGCCGGCCAGGTTGAACAAGTGATTGCCAACCGAACGAGGCTGTCTGTTCCTGAGTATGAAGCGATGTATGCAAATGGATTGCCAAACGCCGGTGGAGATGTTACATTTGATGCTGCCGATGATGACAGTCGATTCGTGTTGCTTGGCAGACAGGCCGACCAGCTGGTTTATCGAGATCAACAGGCATAATATTGATGGTAGAAGGGCTCGTTGGGCATTGCCGAAAAGTCCTGGACCAGAACTCAGGGTAAAAGAAAGGGACTGTTAGCAGAACAGTCCTTAGGTAGAAATAATTATGAAATATCGCTGCGGTACAAACTGACCACTTTTCCCAAAATGCTGACCTTGGTCAAAATAATGGGCGCCATGGTATCGTTTTCTGGCTGTAGTCGGTAATGATCGCTTTCCTTGAAGAACCGTTTGCAGGTTGCTTCATTTTCATCGGTCATCGCAATGACAATGTCACCGTTATCGGCGCTTTCCTGTTTGCGGACAACCACATAGTCCCCATCGAGAATGCCGGCGTTAATCATACTTTCGCCCCGAATTTGCAGCATAAATAATGGTTGATCACTGTGTGCCAGAGCAGGCGGGAGCGGGAAGTAGTCGGTGGCTTCCTGAACAGCTAAGATCGGTTCACCGGCAGTCACAGTTCCTAAAACCGGAATCTGTTTTTGCTGCGGCTGCATACCCAGGACATCCAAGCCACTACTGGTGACTTCCAGCGCGCGGGGTTTGGCTGGATCTTTCACGATATAGCCTTTCCGCTCAAGTCGAGCAATATGGCCATGTACCGTGGAGGTTGAGGATAGATGAACGGCTTCACCAATTTCTCTGACCGTTGGTGGATAGCCCTGCTCATTAACCCGTTCCCAGATGAAGTGAAGGATCTGGTATTGTTTACTTTGGGGATCATTGGTCGTTTTTGACATTTTAGACACCTCATAAGTCTTTGTTTAATACCTAAATCATATCATAACCTGGGTCACATTTCAAAACACACGTTCGCGTAACTATCAATAATTGTGTTATTATAGTCGATATGGAGGAATTTTAATGAACGAACAAGAGAAAAAAGAATTGCAATCAAAAATCGGTGACGATGTTTTCAAAGAACTCATCCCAAGAATTAATGAACTGGCCCACAAAGCAAAAAATGAGGGCTTATCTGAAGTTGAAAAGTTGGAACAGGCTGATTTGCGTAAAAAATACGTTGCTCACTTCCGTGAAAACTTCAAAAAACAGATTGAAATGATGAAAGTTTATGATAAGAATGGCAAGGAAGTGACGCCCGGAAAAGTCAGGGAAGTCCAACGTCACAAAGGTCTTCGGGACGATTAGGGGGCAGTTTTCCCCTAAGAATCGGGATTTTGTTGATTAGCCCTTTAATTCTATGGCATAATTGTGTAAAATTACTTAGTGATATGATAAAGGAGGCCTTGTCTTGGCAACTTGGATTTGGATATTAATCGTTGTGTTAGCCTTGATCTTGGGCTTGGTTGGTGGCTTTTACGGTGCTCGGAAGTATATGGAAAAGTACCTCAAAGAAAACCCACCATTCAGCGAAGATCAATTGCGCCAACTGATGATACAAATGGGTCAAAAACCTTCCCAAAAGAAATTAAATCAAATGATGCATTCGATGCAAAACCAAACTGGTAAAAATTAGAATGTTTCAATGACAAAAAGTCCCCACCAACTTGGTGAGGGCTTTTTGTCATTTCACTTACTCTTCTTTTTTTGATACATCAACGTATTTAAAATCCGGATTAACGGCATAATCCAAGGCGTCGAACGCGCTTTGCATTTCCGTTTCAATTTGTTTTTGAAAATCATCCGTTAATTTTTGTTTACGGTCAATTGTAATGGGTTCTCCAAAGGCAATCGTGACCCGTTTTCGAGTAAAAAGCTGTTTGAATGTCAGTGGTCCTTGATAAACGGCCGGGACCAGCGGCACACCTGACAGCTGGGCAATAAAGGCGGCGCCGCTTTTTAATTGGCTGGAATGCCGGGTGCCTGATGGGAATAAGATCAAAGACAAATCTGATTTTCTGAGAATTCGGACTGGTTTCTTGATGGCAGAAGGACCGGGGTTATCACGGTCAACCGAAAAAGCATTGGCATGA
Above is a genomic segment from Lentilactobacillus buchneri containing:
- a CDS encoding YutD family protein; its protein translation is MDRKTLDELVAKQDENRKPLARINRVSETEFLINDHKYELDTNHTDGFDFDEFVRRYNPAFSQYDYIVGDWGYGKLRLRGFFNDDRTETSGPFISALNDWILEDVNFGAAYFVVHNLEARPVIRKSRNNRGNHRSNRSHNSRNRSNHRNHRNHAFEEKKVTAHKPVEKRHNMVVKTEEKSKKHHFIIRESKK
- a CDS encoding amino acid permease, whose product is MENQEDDNQLSRGLKNRHVQLIALGGTIGTGLFLGAGQSIHLAGPSIILAYGIAGLACFLLMRALGELLVSDVESNSFVFFIKKYLGEKMGFVIGWTYWMCWIAIAMAEVTASGLYVQFWFPDIPIWLTGLVLLLILFIINIVAVSAFGETEFWLAIVKIVAIVALIVIGIVLVAIHFKTPYGHASLMNVVDGGFFANGAKGFVLSFQMVLFSFAGIEMIGMTASETQDPLVTIPKSINEVPTRVLLFYIGSLLALMSIFPWQHVSPTSSPFVQVFAGVGIQSAALIINFVVLTAAISACNSSLFTTGRMLFSLTYNGKSKFSRKVGRLSARQIPFNAILFSTLVIAVIVLLSIMMPGDVFSFISSVATTCFLFVWGMIVLAHIKYRKQVKKTGSQKSLKFKMPLFPISDYFVLIFMAFVAVVLTMKTDTLIALIGSVVWLIGLFIFKSLTDKVKEVEK
- a CDS encoding TIGR01457 family HAD-type hydrolase — its product is MTNYKGYFIDLDGTVYAGKKRIPAAKRFIERLQKANIPFLFVTNNSTQLPRDVVKNLADNHDIHVKPENVYTSGMATVDYMNEHRSGDASSVYIVGEMGLKQVILANDYRLEADHPDYVVVGLDSDLTYEKLSEAVLAIRSGSTFIGTNPDTNIPKERGMMPGAGSVVKFVEYATQVEPIMIGKPKARIIESAIKKIGLEQSDVVMVGDNYNTDIKAGINAGVDTLLVYTGLSTKQQVAKESVQPTHQIDSLDDWRL
- a CDS encoding acetate/propionate family kinase — encoded protein: MGKSIAINAGSSTLKYKLFQMPEETVLSSGAIDRIGLGASDISIKYGDGKKFKDTQDIDNHEQAIQLVLDKLLSLDIIKDYSEITGVGHRIVAGGELFPDSVVIDDEVIKKIESLTEFAPLHEPAALLGIKAFKKILPNIISVAVFDTSFHTTLPEVNYMYSLPYEYYQKYQVRKYGAHGTSYRYVSARAAALLGKPLKDLKLIVLHLGAGASIDAIKDGKSFDTSMGFSPVAGITMATRSGDVDPSALQYVMQKAGIKNMDDMVDILNHKSGLVGLSGVSADMREIEGVMKTNHRAMLAREIFKNRIIRYIGSYIAEMGGIDALVFTAGIGENDIMIRQEVTDKLGYFGIKVDPEKNNIRGEERDLSAAGSTVKTLLIPTDEELMIVRDIERLRKTQK
- a CDS encoding metallophosphoesterase is translated as MQFFTADTHFFHERLLGVSEFAPRPFLTVEDMNETIINNWNRRVGKNDVVYHLGDIAILHTRPEKVALEKIFEVLDQLNGRLVLIKGNHDSRALFKYLQQHNHPVGNHQKFEFHDVGVLIKMNHRQYYMTHYPMMMGIVKQIINLHGHIHHYTVPIKENINVGVDTPETDYLKKKPPFGTPFSQAEIEEMVAGKAEDFAKRH
- a CDS encoding ISL3 family transposase — translated: MSNDTTKMLLGIDDEHLIIEEGQVGDDGVIRLVGSLNYTPKACRNCGIINDHQIIGYGWRKTTIRFAKTLGSTVILCLNRRNFHCKACHTNFLAQTNAVPKHCTISNTTRKQCLEKLTEPVSLKHIADELSTSDSFVGRQLLRAERDFQTNWHYLPKVLLMDEVKSTKSATDAMSFEFMDAETHELIDLLPFRTIYQLQKYFQHYDQAARENVKIIVTDMNYTYPKLVGQIFPNAIVVIDPFHLVNALNRAFNKTRVRLMKTLATSSREYHALKRYWKLLLTPENHLNYEAFRKWTNFPYPATATDVVDALLDIDPELKQTYNVMNRLRETIKNRDWPNYNQVFHHLEGCSEEMLATLQTLATHHDEIGNTFTHHYTNGPLEGSNNKIKVIKRTGFGYRNFFRFRLRVLFAFRVHTKRALITK
- a CDS encoding PspC domain-containing protein codes for the protein MKINIHRSATNKVLAGVIGGLAEHFQWDPTLARVVFVILAFTPFFPGIIAYLLLWILMKAPE
- a CDS encoding bifunctional metallophosphatase/5'-nucleotidase, which translates into the protein MTEKLTILHTNDLHSHFENWPRIRQFITTRRAELQRADSSVITVDLGDAVDRVHPLTEVTNGKANVELLNQIHYDAVTIGNNEGLTNSHEQLDELYNDANFDVILGNLLDQQTKSIPKWAHPSKIITTPQHTRVLLIGLTAPYLLTYPILGWEPLKPETVLPKILADNAGKYDICVLLSHLGLPTDRLLARQFPQLDVIIGSHTHHLLVHGEKVNHSLLAAAEKWGHYIGEITLTIDGSHRIVASQAKVIKTADLPSEPEDDAEIQEYQEHGEKLLARNKLARIKAPMTTNLIGHSRLVNEGLHAIMEKADTRAAILSSGLFLTDLPQGIVDRNQLHQMLPHAMHVMRVTLDGYNLWRLIKEMEKNKNFLTKFPQKGMGFRGKYFGQLHYGGLRYDQDAGQLFFHEELVSPAKTYQIAMPDHYLFIPFFPTLEIIGHNEILYDENLRDVFGDYLAKHYPLNQ
- a CDS encoding TIGR01906 family membrane protein; translation: MLGKQIGYGTLIILGCLALAIFLTVNSVWLFDLNINPLKLAAATGRTASQMHHDYVRIIAYLQLPWIPSLKLDYFFSSAKGLQHFRDVKGLILFNNFVGLILVPTGAYLLHRLNKKSLTWLLMTPIKVVTTVSLVIIALMFVNFDQVFVAFHEVLFRNQDWIFDPNTDPVINMLPDTFFLECFLLFFVLFFGGLAVIYWLGRRSLKQH
- the lexA gene encoding transcriptional repressor LexA; this translates as MSKTTNDPQSKQYQILHFIWERVNEQGYPPTVREIGEAVHLSSTSTVHGHIARLERKGYIVKDPAKPRALEVTSSGLDVLGMQPQQKQIPVLGTVTAGEPILAVQEATDYFPLPPALAHSDQPLFMLQIRGESMINAGILDGDYVVVRKQESADNGDIVIAMTDENEATCKRFFKESDHYRLQPENDTMAPIILTKVSILGKVVSLYRSDIS
- a CDS encoding hydroxymethylglutaryl-CoA synthase, coding for MTIGIDKMGFFTSDYYLDMADLANARGEDPNKYLIGIGQKNQAVIPPTQDVVTMAANAAAKILSDDDKQAIDMVIFGTETGVDNSKSAAIYVQSLLGISNSARSFEIKQACYGGTAGVQMAFDHIAMHPESKVLVLAADIARYGIGTAGEVTQGGGAIAMLMSQDPKILALDNQSAFYSENIMDFWRPFYRRDAIVDGHYSTDIYIDFFNQTFKDYSAKYQRTLSDFSAMAFHLPFTKMGLKALRTVIDDGAHSQQLLKEFDHSKKYNALVGNLYTGSLYLSLLSLLANSKTLQPGDRIGLFSYGSGAQGEFYSGTIAPEIQPQSLAGQVEQVIANRTRLSVPEYEAMYANGLPNAGGDVTFDAADDDSRFVLLGRQADQLVYRDQQA